The Streptomyces sp. NBC_00510 genomic interval CCCCGAGGGCGCCGATGATCCGCGCCTTGAAGATGTCGGTCGGCGAAAGGTCCAGTCCTCGGGAGTTCATCACGCTGAAGATGCGGTGTGCGCTGTCGAGGTCCGGTGTGCTGACTACGACCAAGTATGTTCGCTGGGCGAGCATCTGGCCCAACTGCAGCCGCCTCCCGTCCGGCCAGCTGGACAGGATGCCCTTCAGGGCCGCTGCATTGCGCCGCACGGCCTTCTGAGCATCCGTGGGCAGCGTGTGCTCCTTCAGCTCGAGCAGTGCCGTAATGGCCCCAGGGGTCTGGACGTAGTCCCCGAAGAACCCAGCGTCGCGTTTGCGTAGCCTGAGCCTGGGTTTCGGCGCCAACCCGAGCATCTGGTCGCCCGGCTCAGTGACAAACTTGTCCAGAGACCCCTGCACGTTCGAATTCTCAGCCAGGTCTCGTAGGACCGACAGCAGGATGGTGAGGGTGGTCAAGCGCTGTTGCCCATCGATGACCTCGGCCTTGGGAACGCCCTTCGTCTTCACCAGTACCACTGAGCCTAGGAAGTACGGCTCGTCCGAGCTCCGGTCCAGTGATTCCTCCAGATCGGAGAGCAACTGAACGGCCTGCTCGACGTCCCAGGCATAGGGCCGCTGGTAATCTGGTATTCGGAAGTCGTAGTCGTGACTGAACACCTTGTGCAGAGGGACTTCCTGCGCCTCAAGCTGCTGCATCCGAACATCATGCCAGGAACCAACCCTCGAGTGCCCTCGGAGTCCCTACTCCAGTAGCCCAGTTGTTTTCGTGCGAGTGCCTCGACAGACAGACAGCACCGTGCTGATCAGGGACCGCATGCTTGCCTCTTCTAAAGGCTCGGTCCATCGTCCATCACACGGCTCCGAGCTGACGCGTTCCGCCATCGTGCCACGATGTGGGGCCAGCGGTTCAACCTCAGTGCCCCGTCGAGCGGGAGTTCTGTTCGGCACGTTGCGAGGGGATTGACACCTGGCCGCCTCGGCAACCCTGCCGTTCGTTCAGCCGCCCGGGACGCTGTACTCCGTCTGTCCCAGGTGCTGCAGCACGGTCTGGTGGGCCCGCCACCCGTCGGGGAACTTCGGCGGGACGTCCAGGTAGACCGGTGAGGTGGACGGGTGGCGGTCGAGGAGGTCGCGGATGCCGGCGCGGCCGATGACGATGCAGGCGTGGCGGTGTCGGGAGAGAAGGACGCAGAGGCGCCCGGTTTCGAGATGGAACGCACTGGCGTCGGCGCGACCGGACAGGGGGTGCCAGACGAGGGTGACGTCGAACTCTCGGCCCTGAAGGCGGTTGGCGGTGTCGACTGTAACGTCAGCAAGGTGGGGGCCTTGACGGTCGAGGTGTTCGCGGACCGCGGCGACCTGGTCGTTGTGGGCGGCGCCGATGGCGATGCGGGAAGCGGTGAGCTCGGAGGCTTCGCCGGACGAGTACGTGACGGCGCCCCGCTGGAGCAGGCGGTTGGCGGTGTCGGCGAGGGCGGCAGCAAGCTCGCCGTCGGTGCGCAGGGCGTGGCGGTGGGGCAGTTCGAGGTAGCCCCAGCCGGTAGCGGCAGCCTTTTCGAGGACCTGGTCGATCGGGATGCCACCGAGGGCGGAGGTGGCCAGGGTGAGGATCCGGTCGCCGTCGCGCGTGCCGGGGGTGAAGGGGTAGAAGGGGTAGAAGGCCTGCTCCACCAGAGGCGCGGCGGAGGCTGGCAGGCGCCAGGAGATGGGCAGCTGGTGCAGGGGCATGCCGGGGTTGTGGGCGAGGGCGACGTCGACGGCGTTGCGCAGCGGGTCCCAGGTGAGGCCGGCCCAGCGGTCGGTGTCCACGGTGGCGAAGGGATCGAGCTGGCCGGGGTCGCCGACGAAGAGGGCGTGGTCGAAGAGTTTGGCGGTGCGCAGCAGCGCGTCGGAGCGCATCTGGTAGGCCTCGTCGACGATGGCCCAGTCCCACGAGGCATCCTTGACGAAGGCCCACTTCGCCGCGGTGGCGACGACGACCGGGAAGTCCCGCAGGTCGCTGACGTCGGCGGACAAGGCGACGTTGTCGAGGTCGAGGATCCGGCGCGGGGCGGTGTAGCCGCTGGCGTGGAGGCGGCCGATGCGCAGGTCGGGGCGGTCGGTGGCGAGGCGGGTGACGAGGTCGTCGACCTGTTCGTTGGTCTGGGCGACGATCATGACGGGGCGGTCCTGGTCGGCGAGGTGTCCGGCGGCGCGGACGACGAGGGTGGATTTGCCCGCGCCGGGCGGCGAGTCGACGACGATGCCGCGTTCGCCGGTGGTGTCCAGGTCGTGGAGCACGGCGGAGACCGCGGCGTCGGCTCGAGCACCGGGGCTGTCCGGGCTCTGAGGGGCGGGGGACGTCGGTGTGGTCATTCCCAGACCTCCTGGGCATCGTCGTCGGTCGGCTGGTAGCCCTCGCGCGGGCCCCCGTGCGTCCAGGGGACGTCGGTGTCGTCCGGAACGGAGGCCGTGGTGAAGTGGCCGCCGAGGACGGTGTAGAGGAGTTCCTCGCCGAGTTCGGGGATGGCGCCGGGAAGTGCCGGCGGTTTCTGCTTGCCGAGCCCGCCGGAGAGTTCGAGATCGACGTGGAATCCGTCCTCAACCTCGCGGATGCCGATGACCACGGCCTTCTGGCCGGTGCGGGCCGGACTGCGCACGTCCTTGCCGTCTCCGGTGCGAGGCCTGGTCTCGGTTCGGAGCGTGATCAGGGGCCGGAACACCGCGCGCTTGGGACCTTGGACCATGCGCTCGGCGTCCCTGGCCACCACCTGGCCGGCAAAGGCGGCGCCGTCGAGTTCGTACTCGGCCATGACCAGCGGATCGTCGAAGGCGCGGTCGGTCTGGTAGCGGGCGACGGCGTCCTCGAGGCGGGCGAGGCGGCGGGCGGCGCCCGCGGCGTGGTCGCGGCGCGGCTGTGGTGCTCCGCCCTCGGCGATGTACTGCGAGCGCAGGGTGAAGGCGGTCCGGTCGTACGCCCAGCGGTCGGCGACGCTCCGGCCGGCCGGCAGGTCGCGCAATAGGTCGATGCCGTGCCACATGTCCTGCCAGGTGAGCTGCAGTTGGGTGCGCAGTTCTGTTTCGAGGTTGCGGACGGCGGCCTGGCGCTGCTCGTCGTCGCCTGCGCTGGCGGCGTCGTAGGCCGCGATCAGCTCGACCAGCTTACGGTCGAAGAGCGGGTCGGTAGCGGGGCCGGCGGGCGGGTGCTGGCCCGGGTCCTCGGCGAGGAGAGCGGCTTCGGGGCCGGTCAGGTCGGACGGCGGGTCGATCCAGCCCAGAGTTGCGGCCAGGTTGCCGTCCTCGCTGCTGCTCTGACCGGTGGCCCAGTGCGCGGTGAGCAGCCCCGTCATGCTCAGCAGCAGGCTGGAGCCGGGGAACTCGCTCTGGTCGCAGGCCCAAGTCAGCCAATTGCCGAGCAGCGGCACGGCCGGGTCGACGGCGTGTTCGCCGGTGGTGCGGCGCAGGCGGGTGGAGCGGCCCAGGAGCCGAGTGAAGGCCAGACCGCCGGGGTTGGGCAGGAGGATCTGCGGGGCGTCGGCGTAGCGTTCGCGGGTTTCCTTGCCACGGACAGCCGCATAGGTCTCGGTCTGCTCACGGCACGAGTCGAGATACGGCAGGAGCAGCGCAGCGAGTCGTTCGGTGAAGCGGAAGCGCTGGGTGCGGTTGCGCGGCTGGGGTACGACGAGCAGGTGCGGCTGGTCGCGGTCGGTGCCGGCCATGGCGGCGAGCGGCGCGCAGGCCTCACCGGCCAGCTTGAGCGGGATGAGGACGAAGGGCCGCTCGGCGATGTGGGTGTGCCGCACGGTGGTGACCGGCTGGGCTCGACCCGCCTGCTCGGCACGGAGTTTGGCGAGGGCGGTGAGGGTGCTCATGCGGCGCCTCCGGTCCGGCGTGCGCGCAGACGGTCGGCGGCGCGGAGGCGCTCGACGATGTCGGCCTGGGTGGGGTCGGGTTCGAGTGCGGCGTCGATGAGACTGAGCGCGGTGCGGGTGGAGTCGATTCCGGGCAGCTCGTTGCGCACGGAGGTGCCCAAGCGGGCCGGTTCGCAGGCGGTGGTGGCCTGGTCCCGGCAGTACTGGGCGAGTTCGCAGAAGTCGAGGCAGGAGGGGCTGTAGGCGGCGGTGAGGTCGTCGAGGGCGTCGGCGAGTTCCCGGCCGGTACGGGCCGGGCTGCCGTCCCGGCCCACGGACAGGTCGAAGCTGGCGTCGGCCGGGAGCATGGCGGCGAGGTCCTCGGCACGGTCGAGGCGGCCGAGTTGGAACTCGATCGCGTCGAGTTTCTGGCGCAGGTCGACCAGACTGCCGTACGGCTGGTTGGCGAAGTCCTTGGGGCAGATGAGCAGGAACTGGTGGGCGACGGCGTCGGCGGCCGCCTGCGCGTCCAGGCCGACGGCAAGGAGGGTCTGGCGCAGCGCCATGACGTAGACGGCGGCCTGCTTGGCCGCCTCGGCGACCTTGCCCGGGTCGGCCTGTCCGTCGATCGCGGCGAACGACTTGATCTCGGCGATGTAGAACCTGCCGCCGATGCGGTGGGTGACGGCGTCGGGCTCGAGGTAGGCGGTCTGCCCGGCGACCTGGAGGGTGAGGACAGGGTGGTCCAGGATCAGACGCTCGTCGGTGCCTTTCGTGACGCGACCCAGCAATCGGCGGGTCTCGGCGGCGCGGAGCTTGAGATCAGGGTTCTGGCCGACCGAGTTGAGGTCGGCCACCCCGGCCTCGCGGACGGGTACGTCGAGTTCCGTGCGCAGCAGGGTGAACAGGGCGGCGTAGCCATCGGCCTTGACCAGGTCTTCGAACGCGTTGCCCCGGGATATCGCAAACGGGGACTGCCCGAAGCGGGCGTCGAAGCCGACGCGAGCGGCGAGCGCGTTCTTGTCGACGCCCGCGGCGTCGAGCACAGCACGGCGGGCGCAGCCGGGGTTGGCGGTCAGTGCAGTGATCTTCCGCGCGGTGTACGCCTGCGGGGCGATCGGTCCGCGCAGGTGCGAGAGCCTGTCATCGGTGCTGGGCGGCGGCGCCATGGCATCTTCCTGGGTGGTGCGTGTGAGCAGTGATGGAACCGGGATGGGGCAGGTGGTTATGAGCCGTCGGTGCCCGTGTGGTCGGCGAGTCCGAGCGCTGGTGCGCCGAAGAGTTTCTGCGTATCGGTCAGTTTGCGCGCGCGCTGAGCGGCGGCCTGCCGATGTTCGGCGTCATCCGCAGCGTGGACCTCGGATTCCGTGGTGGCGGCGCGGATGACCCGTTCGGGGTCGGCGGCACCGAAGCCTTCGTGGGCTCCGGGTACGTTCTGCGCGAAGCGGTGCAGGAGCCGCCAGGCGGCGTCCGATGGCTGCTCGCCGGTCGCCTGGATGCGCTGGATCTGCTTGGCGACCTTGACGGCTTGGGTGAGGAAGTCGGTGCGCGGGCCGAGCGGCCCGACGATGCGCTGTTCCAGTGGCCAGGTGGACAGGGCGAGGAGCCCTCTGGCAGGGGTCAGCCGGTCGTGGGTGAGGGCCGCGCAGATGTAGTAGGGGCGCGCGTAGGCCTGTGCGGCGAAGGAGCGCTCCTCGTCACGTCGCAGTGACGCCAGGCGGGTGGTGACGATCGTGTCGGCGAAGAACGCCTCGTGAGCGGCGGAGATCAGTTTGGGAGCGGCGCTGGCGCCGAGGACGGTGAGCGCCTGGTGCACCTGCTCACGCACGGGGATCACGCCGCCGACGGCGCGGGCGAGGGTCCTTGCCGGAGCGTCCGGTCGTGGCCGCAGCGGGGTTTCGGCCTGCGGCGCCGCGCCCGGGCCCGCTGCCTCAGCGTCCAAAGCGTCGTTCCACGCCTGCTCCACGTCGCTCAGTTCACGTCGGGCCTTCGTCGCGGCGGCCTTGTCGCCCGCGCGCGTTGCTTCGCGCAGTGAGGCACGCAGGTCCGTCATCCGCTGTTCGAGTGCTTCGAGTGACTCGGGCATGACGGCAGCATAGCCCAGACTCCACTCGCTTCCAATGTTTTCCAAAGGGTTCCAAAGTTCGACCGGATGGCGCTACGCTCCTGGCAACCGCACGGCTCCAGCCCAACGGGCAGAGCCTGCGCACATCTTTGCCATGCGCCGTGTCAGGCCCCACCCTGCCGGCGGCCACAGCGCACTCCCACGCCCACTGGCGCCATTCGCGCTACCCAGGCCACTTCACCAAGGAACCGCCATGAGCTCTGCCATGCCTCCGTACCCGCCGAACCCGTCCACCCCGCAGTGGGCGACGCAGCACCCGACCGCCCATTTCCCGGCTCCGCAGCCGCAGGGCAAGCCCTCGCGGCGCAAGGCCTGGATCACCCACGGCGCGGTCGGAGTCGTCGCCCTATTCCTCGGCACCGCCGCGGGCGGCGGAGGCGCCGAAGCCGACGGCAACTCGGCCCCCGCTCCGGCCGCCACGGTGACCGCCACCACCAAGGCGGCCGCCGCCCCGGCCCCGACGGTGACCGTGACCGCCACCAAGACGGTGACCGCCAAGCCGCCCAAGCCCAAGGGCCCCGCCACCAGCGTCGCCGGGGACGGCGAGTACCTGGTCGGCAGCGACATGAAGGCCGGCACCTACCGCACCGCCGGCCCCGACGGCTCCCTGTGCTACTGGGAGCGCACCAAGGACTCCACCGGCGACTTCGACTCGATCATCGCCAACAACAACCTGCAGGGAAGCGGCCGGGTGACCGTCCGCAAGGGCGAGGTGTTCAAGACGACCGGCTGCCAGAAGTGGGCCAAGGTCGGCTGACCGCCCGACACCCGCTGCCCCCAAACCCCCGGCCATCACCCAAGCGAGAGGGAGAATCACAGCTTGACCGAGTCCGGCGAGCCCGAGCTCAACGTCTACTACCGGCACCTGGCCGCGCTGCTTCAGCGCAGCGACGAGGAGAACTTCCGCGCCCTTCTGGAACAGGCCCGCCGCGTCTCGCGGGGCGAGTACGAGACGGGCCTGTACGACCACCAGCAGGCCTTCCGGCTCCTGTGGCACCACCTGGACCGCAGCGGGTACCTGCGCCAGGCCCACCGCGACGCCCGTACCCGGCTCGCCACCGGCCGCGCCACGCCGGACGAGGCAGCCGAACTGGAGCTCTTTTTCACTGTCTACGCGCAAGTCCGCTCCGTCGCGGCCCGCACCGCCTGACCCCGCACGGAGCACCTTCCACGCCTAGCCATTCGTCCCGCCCAGTGGCGGGTGGCCCCGCGCCGCCCGCCACCCACCGGTCGCCGCAGCCGGCGTCCCACTTCACTCTTCCTTCGCAAAGGAACACCCGGTGACCCGAGACAAGATCATCGCCATCGCTGCCTGCGGACTGGCCGCCGCCTGCGGTACCGCGGCCGTGGTCGACCATCTGCGCACCCACTCCGCGCTGGACGCCGCCCGCCACAAAGCCGCCTCTGCCTCGCACCGTGCCGAGCAGGCCGCGGCCCGCCCGCCCAAGGTCGTCACCCAGACGATCACCAAGACCGTGGACAAGCCGGTCTTCGGCCGCTCAACTCTGCTCGGCAGCTACGCGGCCGGCGTCATCGCAGGCGGCGTCTACACCGACGACGGCACAGTGACGTTCACCGCCAGTGACACCACTTGCTCGCTGCAGTACTCCCAGATCTCCAAGGAACCCACCGGCGGCACGGTCCACCGCGACGACTTCATGAAGGCCTGCCTCACCAACGTCAACGACACCGCCAAGGCCGACCCCGCACCCTGACCCCGACGGCCCGCAAGCGGAGACGAAGCGTTCCCCTGAACGACACCCTGCGGGACGTCGCTCCGAAGTGGACGCAGGTCGGCTGACTGACGTCCTCCACCGCCGCGCGACATCTCGTTCGCCCGCCTCTCGCCAACACCCTCGGCTGACGAGTCCGCCGGTCGGAACCGCTCCATCGCGGGGGCGCCAACTGGGCACGTTCCTCTTCTGTACACCGTTCATCCACGACTTGCGCATACCTGATACACATTGGACGCAGCAGCACACGCGACAAGGACACCGCATGCACGAGATATCCAAGGGCGCCAACATCGGCCTGGCCACGCTCAGCGAGGACACCGGATCCATCCAGGTCGCCCTGGGCTGGACCGATCCCTCGGGGACCGGAGAAGCGGACGTGTCCGTGCTGCTCCTCAATGCGAATGGCAAGGTCCGCAGCGACGAGGACTTCTACTTCTACAACAACCCCGCCAGTGCGGACGGCAGTGTCCAGGTGCTCGGCTCGACGGCGACCGCGGACGGCAGCGAGGACCGCATCAGCCTCGACCTGACGGCCATCCCCGCCGACATCGAGTGCATCGTGGTCGCCGCCAGTCGGACCGGCAGCGCTCCGTTCGGCGAACTGGAGGACCTGCGGCTGACCCTGGCCGACGCGACCGGTGAGCCGCTTCTCCACTTCTCCATCAAGGACGCGAGCGTGGAGACCGCCTTCGTCTTCGGCGAGATCTACCGCCGCAACGGGGAGTGGAAGTTCCGGGCCGTCGGCCAGGGATACCACTCCGGCCTCGCGGGACTGGCCACCGACTACGGCATCCACGTCACGGAGGACGAGCCTGAGGCCGCCGCCCCGGAACCGGCCGTTGCCCTGATCCCCGCGCAGTCCGACGCCGCCAGGGCGCAGGACGACGCTCCGCGAGCACCGGAGCCGGCAGAGGCCGCCCGGCCGGCGGCACCGCAGCGGCGCGTACGGATCGCGAAGAAGAAGGTGACGCTGCCCGCAAGCCCCAAGAAGTCACTGGCCGAGAACGAGACCTGGCGGTCCGCCCGGCTGTTCCCGGTGCCGCAGCTCAAGAGCGACCGTGAGCGTGAGGTCCGCGCCACCTCGGTGCTGCTGTCCGTCATGGCGCAGGTACCGGAGTTCGGCCGCCGCCTGACCGCCGGGTTCAACGCCCCGGCCGGTGCTATGGAGACCTTCGTCGAGACCTCTTTCACGTACGGTGCAACCACGGTCCGCCCCGACGGCGTCATCCGGGCCTCCCGCGCCGGGAAGATCTGGACCGCGCTGGTCGAAACCAAGACGAATGGCAATCCGCTCAAGGACGAGCAGGTCCAGTCCTACATGGACATCGCGGGCCGCCGCGGCTACGAGGCAGTGATCACGCTTTCCAATGACGTGGCCCTGCCCGGCAGCCCTGTCGTCAACGTCAAGGTCGACGGCCGACGCAAGCACAAGGTCGCCCTGTGGCACCTCTCCTGGGCCGAGGTCGTCCACCAGGCCCAGATGCTCGTCCGCCACGAAGGCGTCGCCAACCTGGCCCACGCGTGGTTGCTCCAGGAACTCCTGCACTACCTCCAGCACGAGAACTCCGGCTGTCACGGCTTCCAGAACATGGGCACGGCCTGGGTGCCCCTCCGCAACGCCATCAGCGAGGACACCCTGGTCCGCGGCGACAAGCAGGCCGTGGAGGTCGTCGAGAGCTGGGAGCGTCTCATCCAGCAGGTCAGCCTCCGTCTCAGCGGCGAACTGGGCGAGAAGGTGTCCCCTGTACGCGCCAAACGCGGTACCGACCTTCAGGTCCGGCGCGCCGAACTCGCGGACCGCCTCGCCGACAACGGGCAACTGCACGCGGAGATCCACATCGAGAACGCGATCGGTACCCTCGCGATCACCGCCGATCTGCGCACCGGAAGGCTCCGCACTTCGATCGACGTGCCCGTGCCCGAGCAGGGCTACCCCCTCTCCTGGGCCAAACGCCTGGTCCGCCAGCTTGCCGAGGCGCCCGCCGACCTGCACGTCGAAACGCTGCTCGCCGAGGGTCAGGGGGCCGGGCCGCGCGGCACCCTGGAGAAGCTGCGCCCCGAACCCGGCGACCTGCTGCCCAAGGACTCCGCTCAGGTCAAGGGCTTCCGGCTCACCCTCTCGAAGACCATGGGCAACACCCGCGGCAACGCCGAAAGCGGCTTCATCCGCAGCGTCGACACCGCCGTGGACCGCTTCCACTCACATGTCATCACCCACCTGGGGCTCCCGGCACCGCGTCGTGGCGCGCAGCGCACGGGCCCCACGGACGGCTGACCCCGCACGACCCTCCGTCGCCATACTCCGGTCGCCTCGCCCTCCTCGTGTGCTCCGCGGGGGGCGATCAGCCGACCCCGAAAGCCATCTCGCCGCCGGACCGCGCCCACAGGAGACCGTCGTGACCACCCCACCCCCGGAGCAGCCCTCCGGCGCAACTCAGCCCGAAGCCAATTCCGCCGAAGCACCCCCTTCCCTGCGCGACCTGATCCGGATCCGGCTGGCCGGTTCCTCCCTCGCCCCCGAGGCCCAGGCACTGCTGCTCGAATGCCTTGGTGAGGAAACGACCTCCTCGAGGGACCGCGCGTCGCGCGCCTACCTCCAGTCGGTCACCGTCAGCGGCTTCCGCGGAATCGGCCGCACCGCCCGGCTCCCGCTCAAGCCCGGCCCCGGCCTGACTCTGGTCGTCGGCCGCAATGGCTCCGGCAAGTCCAGCTTCGCCGAGGCCATCGAGATCGCGCTCACCGGTGACAACGCGCGCTGGAAGACCAGGTCCGACATCTGGCGGCGCAGCTGGCGCAACCTGCACGAGGGGAACGACCCGCAAGTCGCCGTGGAGCTGCTGGTCGAGGGTGACACCGCGCCCAGCACCGTCTACCGCGCCTGGACCGGTCAGGACGTCGCCGAGTCGCATGCGGAGTGGGAGCGGCCCGGCCACGAATCCGCGCCGCTGACCGCACTGGGGTGGGAGCGGGACCTCGCCCATTACCGGCCGTTCCTCTCCTACTCCGAGCTCGGCGCGCTGATCGGCGGCAAGCCGAGCGAGATGTACGACGCGGTGGCGGCCATCCTCGGGCTGGAGCAGCTCGCGGGAGCCGACAAACGGCTGATGGACCAGTCGAAGGAGCTCGACGGCGCTCTCAAGCAGGCTGCTGCTGAACTTCCTGCGCTGATGGCGGAGTTGGGTTCCGTCGATGACCCGCGCGCCGCGGCGGCCGTATCGGCGCTGAGCGGGCGTACGCAGGACTTCGACAAGGCCGCGGCGCTGGTGGCCGGACAGTCTGCCGTCGACGGTGACGCCCTCGCCGGACTGCGCCGCCTCGCCGATCTGACCGGTCCCGACCTCGCCGCGGTCGACGCGGCGGTGGCTCGGCTGCGCGAGGCGGCCGCGGGTGCCGAGGACGCACGGGCCACCTCGGCCGAGGACTCCTGGCAGCGTGCGGAGCTGTTGTCCGCGGCACTGGACCATCATCGCCGCCGCCCCGCCCGCCCCGACTGCCCGGTCTGCGGCAGCGAGGGCCGGATCGACGGCCGTTGGGCGGCGGCCGCCGCCGAGCAGGTCGATCGTTTGCGCGAGGAGGCCGAGGACGCCCGTGCCGCCCGCCGCGAGCTGAGTGACGCCGCCGCGGCCTTGCGGAACCTGGTCGTGCCTCCCCCGGCTTGGCTGCCACCCGACCTCTCCGACCTGTGGCGCGCATGGGCCGGCTGCCGCAGCCTCACCGAAGCGAGGGCCGCCGAGCTGGCATCGCGCGCCGAGGCCAGCGCCGCCGCGCTGGCCGACGCCTGTCGCCTCACCTCCCAGCAGGCCGCCAAGCAGCTCGCGGAGCACGACGAGGAGTGGCGCGGCCACGCCGCCCGCCTCGCGGCCTGGCTGGAACGGGCCCGCACCGCGGAGGCCGGCCGCCCTCGCCTGAACCAGGTGAAAGCGGCCCGCAAATGGCTCAAGGACGCTCACGACGAGTTGCGCGCCGAACGGATGCGGCCCATAGCGAATGGCGCGCAGGCCACCTGGGCCGCGCTTCGGCAGCAGAGCAACGTCAGCCTCGGACCGGTGCAGCTCGGCGGTACCGGCACCCAGCGCCGCGTCGTCCTGGACGTCTCCGTCGACGACATCGACGCCCCCGCTCTCGGTGTGATGAGTCAGGGCGAGCTGCACTCCCTCGCGCTGTCCCTCTTCCTGCCCCGCACCACACTCGCGGAGAATCCCTTCCCTTTCCTGGTCATCGACGACCCTGTCCAGTCCATGGACCCTGCGAAGGTCGAGGGCCTGGCCACGGTCCTGTCCGCGCTCGCCCTGGAGCAGCAGGTCGTCGTCTTCACACATGACACCCGCCTCCCCCAGGCCTTGAAGTACCTGCGGCTGCCCGCCACCGTCCTGGAGGTCGTACGGCGCGAGCGGTCCGTCGTCCAGGTGAAACAGGGAGACGAACCGGTGAAACAGGCCCTGTACGACGCGAAGGCGCTCACGAAGGCCCGCAACATGCCTCCCGAGGTCGTCTCCCGGGTGCTCCCGGGCCTGTGCCGCACCGCACTGGAGGCCGCTTTCCTGCCCGCCGCCCGCCGTCGGCTGCTCCGCAGCGGCCGCGACCATGCCTCTGTCGAGCGGGAGATCTCCCGTGCGCACAAGCTGACCGAGCTCGCCGGTCTGGCCATGTACGGCGACCGGGCCCGCAGCGCCGACGTGCTCCGTGACCTCGAACGCGCCTACGGCAGCTGGGCCGCAGAACTGATCCGGCTATGCAACCGCGGCTCTCACGAAGCCGTACCAGTCCCCGATGTCGACGAGTTGATCGATGAGACCAAGCGGCTCGCCGGGAAGGTGCAAGAGCTGTGACCACCCCGACACCGAGGTTTTCGCCCACCCATCGACCGGCGCCCTCGGCCGTACCTCAGCCGACGCCGCCGCGACCAGCGCAGCCCAGCCCTGCCGCCGCGGCGCTCCCCACCTCCCCCATGGACCTCCTGTCGAGCACCGACCGGCTGCTCGGCTCTGCCCAGGTCACCAACTCCACAACTGGCGTCTGGCCGCGCGCCGCCGCTCTCCTGCTGCGCCTGGCCCTCGAGGAGGGACTGCGGCAGTACTGGCGCACCGTCCGCCCCGAACTGGCCCGCTGCCCGACGCACGCGCAGGCACTCTGCCTTGAGTCGTACACAGGCGCTGAGCTCGCCCGCCGCTGGTCCGCCGTCTGGTCCGGCCTCAGCAAGGCCTGCCACTACCACTCCTACGAACTCTCCCCCACCGCTGGTGAGCTGCGTGCCTGGCGCGACGAAGTGGCCGCACTGCTGGGCGCGCTTACACGGAAGGAGTCTCAAGGATGACCGAGTTCAGCGGCTGTGCCTGCGTCAGACGCAGGCACACTCCATAGGCGTACGTATGCCGAACCGACCTTATGGGTCTGCCATTTCCGCCGCAGGGTACCGCGCACAGGAGAGATCGCCCGCCAAGCACTCACGCACATGACGTCCAGGCACGGGATCGGCCCCACCCACGCCCAGGTCCGCACCAGGCGGGCGGAGGTCGGGGAGCTGGTCCAGGCATTGGCCGCCTGACTGCTTGCTACCAGCTGGTCTCTGATAGTTCTTTCGCCGGGGTACGGGCAATAGCCCGGTGCGGCACCTGGGGAGGTGCTGCAAGGGAGGGGATGTACATGGGAACCACCACGCGCAGCGAGATCATCACCGAAGAACAGAAGGCGGTGGACCGCGCCTACGACTGCTACGCCGAGCGGCTGGCCGAACTAACCGGAGGATCGGTCGCCTCGGCATCCGCCAGTGGCAAGGACAGTGTGTCCAACCGTCTCGCGGCTGAGGAGCGGGCCGCCGACTACGGCGGACTCGGTAATGAATCACTCGTCATCAGCCGCATCGATGAACGGTGCGCTGACGGTGGCGAACCCGACACCTGGTACGTCGGTCGCCGTGCCGTCTCCGACGTCCACACCCGTGACGCCGTCGTCGTCCTGTGGACAAGCCCGCTCGCGAAGAAGTGGTACGAGGCGCAGCCCGATGCTCCAGGGGATGTGCTCCTCCGCCGGCAACTGCGTTGCACGGAGCATGTCGTCGATGACTTCTTCGACGAGATCGCCGTCCCCGGCCTGAGGCCCGCCACAGGTGACGCCGGTCCGGTCACCGATGGGGTCACCGTTGCACAGCAGGAGGACAAGGCAGGCAAGCCCGCTCTCACTCCGACCGACA includes:
- a CDS encoding AAA family ATPase, which encodes MTTPTSPAPQSPDSPGARADAAVSAVLHDLDTTGERGIVVDSPPGAGKSTLVVRAAGHLADQDRPVMIVAQTNEQVDDLVTRLATDRPDLRIGRLHASGYTAPRRILDLDNVALSADVSDLRDFPVVVATAAKWAFVKDASWDWAIVDEAYQMRSDALLRTAKLFDHALFVGDPGQLDPFATVDTDRWAGLTWDPLRNAVDVALAHNPGMPLHQLPISWRLPASAAPLVEQAFYPFYPFTPGTRDGDRILTLATSALGGIPIDQVLEKAAATGWGYLELPHRHALRTDGELAAALADTANRLLQRGAVTYSSGEASELTASRIAIGAAHNDQVAAVREHLDRQGPHLADVTVDTANRLQGREFDVTLVWHPLSGRADASAFHLETGRLCVLLSRHRHACIVIGRAGIRDLLDRHPSTSPVYLDVPPKFPDGWRAHQTVLQHLGQTEYSVPGG
- a CDS encoding TerD family protein codes for the protein MHEISKGANIGLATLSEDTGSIQVALGWTDPSGTGEADVSVLLLNANGKVRSDEDFYFYNNPASADGSVQVLGSTATADGSEDRISLDLTAIPADIECIVVAASRTGSAPFGELEDLRLTLADATGEPLLHFSIKDASVETAFVFGEIYRRNGEWKFRAVGQGYHSGLAGLATDYGIHVTEDEPEAAAPEPAVALIPAQSDAARAQDDAPRAPEPAEAARPAAPQRRVRIAKKKVTLPASPKKSLAENETWRSARLFPVPQLKSDREREVRATSVLLSVMAQVPEFGRRLTAGFNAPAGAMETFVETSFTYGATTVRPDGVIRASRAGKIWTALVETKTNGNPLKDEQVQSYMDIAGRRGYEAVITLSNDVALPGSPVVNVKVDGRRKHKVALWHLSWAEVVHQAQMLVRHEGVANLAHAWLLQELLHYLQHENSGCHGFQNMGTAWVPLRNAISEDTLVRGDKQAVEVVESWERLIQQVSLRLSGELGEKVSPVRAKRGTDLQVRRAELADRLADNGQLHAEIHIENAIGTLAITADLRTGRLRTSIDVPVPEQGYPLSWAKRLVRQLAEAPADLHVETLLAEGQGAGPRGTLEKLRPEPGDLLPKDSAQVKGFRLTLSKTMGNTRGNAESGFIRSVDTAVDRFHSHVITHLGLPAPRRGAQRTGPTDG
- a CDS encoding AAA family ATPase, with the protein product MTTPPPEQPSGATQPEANSAEAPPSLRDLIRIRLAGSSLAPEAQALLLECLGEETTSSRDRASRAYLQSVTVSGFRGIGRTARLPLKPGPGLTLVVGRNGSGKSSFAEAIEIALTGDNARWKTRSDIWRRSWRNLHEGNDPQVAVELLVEGDTAPSTVYRAWTGQDVAESHAEWERPGHESAPLTALGWERDLAHYRPFLSYSELGALIGGKPSEMYDAVAAILGLEQLAGADKRLMDQSKELDGALKQAAAELPALMAELGSVDDPRAAAAVSALSGRTQDFDKAAALVAGQSAVDGDALAGLRRLADLTGPDLAAVDAAVARLREAAAGAEDARATSAEDSWQRAELLSAALDHHRRRPARPDCPVCGSEGRIDGRWAAAAAEQVDRLREEAEDARAARRELSDAAAALRNLVVPPPAWLPPDLSDLWRAWAGCRSLTEARAAELASRAEASAAALADACRLTSQQAAKQLAEHDEEWRGHAARLAAWLERARTAEAGRPRLNQVKAARKWLKDAHDELRAERMRPIANGAQATWAALRQQSNVSLGPVQLGGTGTQRRVVLDVSVDDIDAPALGVMSQGELHSLALSLFLPRTTLAENPFPFLVIDDPVQSMDPAKVEGLATVLSALALEQQVVVFTHDTRLPQALKYLRLPATVLEVVRRERSVVQVKQGDEPVKQALYDAKALTKARNMPPEVVSRVLPGLCRTALEAAFLPAARRRLLRSGRDHASVEREISRAHKLTELAGLAMYGDRARSADVLRDLERAYGSWAAELIRLCNRGSHEAVPVPDVDELIDETKRLAGKVQEL